In Falco biarmicus isolate bFalBia1 chromosome 6, bFalBia1.pri, whole genome shotgun sequence, the following are encoded in one genomic region:
- the LGALSL gene encoding galectin-related protein, whose amino-acid sequence MAGTVAERDAPKIEDGHLNNSLGSPVQADVYFPRLIVPFCGHIKGGMRPGKKILVMGIVDLNPESFGISLTCGESEDPPADVAIELKAVFTDRQFVRNSCVAGEWGEEQSSIPYFPFIPDQPFRVEILCEHPRFRIFVDGHQLFDFYHRIETLSAIDTIKINGDLQLTKLG is encoded by the exons ATGGCGGGGACCGTGGCCGAACGGGACGCGCCG AAAATAGAAGACGGGCATTTAAACAATTCCTTGGGATCCCCGGTGCAAGCTGATGTGTACTTCCCTCGCTTG ATCGTCCCCTTCTGTGGGCACATCAAAGGAGGAATGAGGCCGGGAAAGAAGATCTTAGTTATGGGCATAGTGGACCTCAACCCCGAGAG CTTTGGCATCAGTCTGACTTGCGGGGAGTCGGAGGATCCTCCTGCGGACGTAGCCATTGAACTGAAAGCCGTGTTTACAGACAGACAGTTTGTCAGAAACTCTTGTGTAGCCGGAGAATGGGGGGAAGAGCAATCGTCTATTCCTTATTTTCCGTTTATACCGGACCAGCCTTTTAGG gtTGAGATACTTTGCGAGCATCCCCGTTTTAGAATATTTGTGGATGGACATCAGCTTTTTGATTTTTACCACCGTATTGAAACACTGTCAGCAATTGACACGATAAAGATAAATGGAGATCTTCAGCTTACAAAACTTGGCTGA